In the Adlercreutzia equolifaciens DSM 19450 genome, one interval contains:
- the tpiA gene encoding triose-phosphate isomerase → MPRKNLIAGNWKMNNTIPEAVVLAQEISNRMERDWLELVDVAVCPPFVDLKPVKSVFEFDRVDIAVGAQNVYWEPKGAFTGEISIAMIKNIGCAFCIVGHSERRNLFGETNEEVNLKARALIEADITPIICVGESLSVRDGGTYLDFVTAQVRAAYAGMDAADAARTVVAYEPVWAIGTGRTATPEQAEEVCAAIRATVSDMFGAEVAENLRVLYGGSMNEGNAALLLAEPDIDGGLIGGAALKADSFIQIVKEAC, encoded by the coding sequence ATGCCCCGCAAGAACCTCATTGCCGGCAACTGGAAGATGAACAACACCATCCCCGAGGCCGTGGTGCTCGCTCAGGAGATCTCCAACCGCATGGAGCGCGACTGGCTCGAGCTGGTGGACGTGGCCGTCTGCCCGCCGTTTGTGGATCTCAAGCCTGTGAAGAGCGTCTTCGAGTTCGACCGCGTGGATATCGCCGTGGGCGCCCAGAACGTCTACTGGGAGCCCAAGGGCGCGTTTACCGGCGAGATTTCCATCGCCATGATCAAGAACATCGGCTGCGCCTTCTGCATCGTCGGCCATTCCGAGCGCCGCAATCTGTTCGGCGAGACCAACGAGGAAGTGAATTTGAAGGCCCGCGCGCTCATCGAGGCCGACATCACCCCCATCATCTGCGTGGGCGAGTCGCTGTCCGTGCGCGACGGGGGCACCTACCTCGATTTCGTCACGGCCCAGGTGCGCGCGGCCTATGCCGGCATGGACGCGGCCGACGCCGCCCGTACCGTTGTGGCCTACGAGCCGGTGTGGGCCATCGGCACGGGTCGCACGGCCACGCCCGAGCAGGCCGAGGAGGTCTGCGCCGCCATCCGCGCCACCGTGTCGGACATGTTCGGCGCTGAGGTGGCCGAGAACCTGCGCGTGCTCTACGGCGGCTCGATGAACGAGGGGAACGCGGCGCTGCTCCTCGCCGAGCCCGACATCGATGGCGGCCTTATCGGCGGTGCGGCGCTCAAGGCCGATTCGTTTATCCAGATCGTGAAGGAAGCCTGCTAA
- the gap gene encoding type I glyceraldehyde-3-phosphate dehydrogenase, with amino-acid sequence MTTKVGINGFGRIGRLVFRAMADDPEVEVIAVNDLGDKATAAHLLKYDSIHGIRNFDIEVTDDGLVVDGKHVTMLSDRDPANLPWGELGVDVVVEATGIFKTGELAQKHLDAGAKKVVITCPAKDEDITIVMGVNDDQYDPEVHNIISNASCTTNCLAPFAKVLLENFGIKRGYMNTIHSYTNDQKILDLPHKDLRRARAAAVSMIPTTTGAARAVSLVLPELKGRLDGFATRVPTPDGSMVDLTVELEKSVTAEEINAAMKAAAEGPLKGILEYTEDPIVSIDIVGNDHSSIFDSQLTMVLGGEGNFVKCVSWYDNEWGYSNRVKDLVKILLPEE; translated from the coding sequence ATGACAACCAAGGTAGGCATCAACGGATTCGGTCGCATCGGACGCCTCGTCTTCCGCGCCATGGCCGACGATCCCGAGGTCGAGGTGATCGCCGTCAACGATCTGGGCGACAAAGCCACCGCTGCTCACCTGCTGAAGTACGACTCCATCCACGGCATCCGCAATTTCGATATCGAAGTGACGGATGACGGCTTGGTGGTGGATGGCAAGCACGTGACCATGCTTTCCGACCGCGATCCGGCGAACCTGCCCTGGGGCGAGCTGGGTGTGGATGTGGTCGTAGAGGCCACCGGCATCTTCAAGACCGGCGAGCTGGCGCAGAAGCACCTGGATGCCGGCGCGAAGAAGGTCGTCATCACCTGCCCGGCCAAGGACGAGGACATCACCATCGTCATGGGCGTCAACGACGACCAGTACGACCCCGAGGTGCACAACATCATCTCGAACGCCTCCTGCACCACCAACTGCCTGGCTCCCTTCGCCAAGGTGCTGCTGGAGAACTTCGGCATCAAGCGCGGCTACATGAACACCATTCACTCCTACACCAACGACCAGAAGATCCTCGATCTTCCCCATAAGGATCTGCGCCGCGCCCGCGCTGCCGCCGTGTCCATGATCCCCACCACCACCGGTGCCGCCCGCGCCGTGTCCCTCGTGCTCCCCGAGCTCAAGGGCCGTCTCGACGGCTTCGCCACCCGCGTTCCCACCCCCGACGGCTCCATGGTCGACCTTACGGTGGAGCTGGAGAAGTCGGTGACCGCCGAGGAGATCAACGCCGCCATGAAGGCCGCGGCCGAGGGCCCCTTGAAGGGCATCCTGGAGTACACCGAGGATCCCATCGTGTCCATCGACATCGTGGGCAACGACCACTCCTCCATCTTCGACTCGCAGCTGACCATGGTGCTCGGCGGCGAGGGCAACTTCGTGAAGTGCGTCTCCTGGTACGACAACGAGTGGGGCTATTCCAACCGCGTGAAGGATCTTGTTAAAATTCTTCTTCCGGAGGAATAA
- a CDS encoding phosphoglycerate kinase, producing the protein MADIKTIDDENFVGKKVLVRVDFNAPVDADGNVTDDTRIRAALPTINKLIGDGARVILTSHRGRPAGEGFEESFSLDPIARRLQELLGRDIVLSRELVGPAAQEAVDALEDGDVLLLENIRFDKREKKNDPEFVRALADLADAYVNDAFGTAHRAHASTAGVAAYLPSYAGYLMEREVATLTGMLDEPRRPFVAILGGSKVSDKIKVIDALLEKADTLIIGGGMCFTFLAAQGKSVGTSLMEADWVERAGDMMKKAADRGVSLLLPVDVVCADAFANDANLATVSVDEIPDDMMGLDIGPETAELYAEAIGMAKSVFWNGPMGVFEMPSFEAGTRAVAEAVAANEEADTIIGGGDSVAAVNQFDLADKMTFISTGGGASMELVQGEALPGVEALR; encoded by the coding sequence ATGGCTGATATCAAGACCATTGACGATGAGAATTTCGTGGGCAAGAAGGTGCTCGTGCGCGTCGACTTCAACGCGCCGGTGGATGCCGATGGCAACGTGACCGACGACACGCGCATCCGCGCGGCGCTGCCCACCATCAACAAGCTCATCGGCGACGGCGCCCGGGTGATCCTCACGAGCCATCGCGGGCGCCCGGCGGGGGAGGGCTTCGAGGAGTCCTTCAGCCTGGATCCCATCGCGCGCAGGCTTCAGGAACTGCTCGGCCGCGACATCGTGCTCTCGCGCGAGCTTGTCGGACCTGCGGCTCAGGAAGCCGTCGACGCGCTGGAAGACGGTGACGTGCTGCTGCTGGAGAACATCCGCTTCGACAAGCGCGAGAAGAAGAACGACCCCGAGTTCGTCCGTGCCTTGGCAGACCTCGCCGATGCCTACGTGAACGACGCCTTCGGCACGGCTCATCGCGCCCATGCCTCCACAGCCGGTGTTGCGGCTTATCTGCCCTCCTATGCCGGCTACCTCATGGAGCGCGAGGTGGCCACGCTCACGGGCATGCTCGACGAGCCGCGCCGCCCCTTCGTCGCCATTCTCGGCGGCTCGAAGGTCTCCGACAAGATCAAGGTCATCGACGCGCTGCTGGAGAAGGCCGACACCCTCATCATCGGCGGCGGCATGTGCTTCACGTTCCTGGCGGCCCAGGGCAAATCCGTGGGTACCTCGCTCATGGAGGCCGATTGGGTCGAGCGCGCCGGCGACATGATGAAGAAGGCCGCCGACCGCGGCGTGTCGCTGCTGCTTCCCGTGGACGTCGTGTGCGCCGATGCCTTCGCGAACGACGCCAACCTCGCCACCGTCTCGGTGGACGAGATTCCCGACGACATGATGGGCCTCGATATCGGCCCGGAGACGGCCGAGCTGTACGCCGAGGCCATCGGCATGGCCAAGAGCGTCTTCTGGAACGGCCCCATGGGCGTCTTCGAGATGCCCTCCTTCGAGGCCGGCACCCGGGCGGTGGCCGAGGCCGTGGCCGCCAACGAGGAGGCTGACACCATCATCGGCGGCGGCGACTCGGTGGCCGCGGTGAACCAGTTCGACCTGGCTGACAAGATGACCTTCATCTCCACGGGCGGCGGTGCCTCCATGGAGCTCGTCCAGGGCGAGGCGCTCCCCGGCGTCGAGGCCCTTCGCTAG